In Zingiber officinale cultivar Zhangliang chromosome 1A, Zo_v1.1, whole genome shotgun sequence, the DNA window taaatggtaagggaaagtcatttaaaggtaagaagaagttaaccaaggacaatgtgtccaaggttaagaatgtTAGGTTGTAGGCCAAGTATCAcgggaggtgcaccgatgtggcctagcaattgtagATGAATCACCtggggaggtggctaaggttaagagctctagggggagctcaaagagtcaagttgggacccatggccaatggatctcaggtgaactttacttgggagtctagacgaGCCATGGAATgtgtcaagtggtttggagacggacttgagtctcaaacctaggggtTTAGCAcaattggtttatgtttcatgcttagaaatatgacattggggtcatatagcatgataattgattttggatgtatagatgtcatataaaccaatgctagggatgcattgtgggttagtatgggcaaatacatcaagagggagccaaaactaggactttaggtcaaggttcaattgaactttttagctagttttgtattttgtgtcaatcttgggatttgtgataaatatatatttgtatatatttttcccaagtagacattgatataatagacctcttcataaaattttagaatttttagagatCTGTGAAATTTCTGGTGTATTTTTGAAGTTGGTTAGAAAAGACTAATttttgaaagtgttttcagcactggattttgaccggatCAGATCGTatatgtgtatgagatccatggggaataaatacacgagtttaggatCAATTTGATGATAAGTTttcgacaattgggatattgttgaaagctttttggatgttaggcaaagggagagaagtaaaggtttagttgggaaaaccttagtgtctttgcgtagggggagccttgtgataggttcttaaatcctagctcattgggaaGCATAGATGTAGGGAGAGTCTTGTGATAGGTTATTAAAAAGCCTTATAtgaaaaattcctagctcaatggggagcataggtatagggggagccttgggataggttccaatgcatgtttgcatttttatttcggcagtgtaagtacaagtgtgtagtcttggcaacgtaagtccattcggcggtgtaagtctaagtgtgtagtcttggcaacgtaagtccatttgttttagcatgtttatttgctattatgtttttcctaacttaaacgtattgccaaacatcaaaaagggagagattgttggagcaatctcaatggtccgtgggaccatgtgttttggtgtttgggcaaaggatttaagttaggttcacccttgttatttgatatgtgtatgtgagtgtgcaggtatgcaggatacacatgtgactcaggttgatgacttcgggtccggtaaaggatggagcatccgagggaccgtagataaggcagcgaggacaagggccgagggaagcgacatCGAGGCATaagcgaaggatgacattggggacgagctgcgggcttgaatgcatcagagggacgagagccaaaagaagtaggcttgaaggcaagaggtcaaagctacaaaaaagcgtcaagtgagtcataagagtgaatgtacgagtgcatgagagattgtactcggagtaaaatcctagttttaggattttaccgtAGTATTACTTGTTgggggatcggtcggccggcttgaaggggggttggatagacggcgcccccaaataatcgcttcctacgtatttgttagcacggcggaatacaaacaatacaaatacaaatacgaaagctaaagactaagaatgagaaagacaagcaaaccaattaacacgttcgtttacgtggttcggagataacttgctcctactccacggcgtgtccgtaaggtggacgatccctcaatccgtcggtggattaatccccggaaactccggctagcacaatcctccttgtcggtggagaaacctcgccacaactcaatcaagagcacttggattgctatggcactagttgactactaattagaggttacccaccactaatttcgtcaacctcaaccaagctcccaaggcttggttatataggccatgggttggaaaaccccgcctaccagtcgactgctaaaacatgcagtcgactgccctcagtggaaattcgaccgttacatcccaacggctcgatttcacactaaCCGAgagaacagagacattctgttcgctgccagtcgactgccccagtcgactgcaccagtcgactactacagtactgctacagtagcactACAGTAGCTctgcagtactgctacagtaaaaccctaaaactaggattttactccgagtacaatctctcatgcactcgtaccctcacccttatgactcacttgatgcttctttgcagccttgacatcttgcctttaagcttacttcctttggctctcgtcctcggatgcattcaagccctcggctcgtccccaatgtcatccttcgcgtatgcctcgaagtcgcttccctcggcccttgtcctcgctgccttgtccacggtccctcggatgctccatccttcaccagacccgaagccatcaacctgagtcacatgtgtatcctacatacctgcacactcacatacacatatcaaataacaagggtgaacctaacttaaaccctttgcccaaacaccaaaacacatggtcccgcggaccattgggattgctccaacattactgtagcgttactgtagcagtcaactacatgttttagcagtcgactggtgcagtcgatcgtgcagtcgactgggagagaacagaatgcttctgttcgttcggtcagtgtggagcagtcgattggtatcgagccgttggaatgtaacggtcgaatttccacagagggcaggcgactgcatgttttggcagtcgactggtaggcgggattttcaACCCGCGGACTATATAACTAaaacttgggagcttggttagagctgacgaaattagtggtgataaaccctaattagtagtctacttattctcaagtgtttgtgagtgttgtggtgatgtttctccacccacaaggagctacttgagatagccgaagtttgccgggggctaatccaccgacggatcgggatcgtctacCTCAAGGACACGCGCGTGGAGTagaagccctaatctccgaaccacgttaaacgaacgtgttaacggtttgcttgtttttctttcctttagtatttacctttcatatttgtagttagtttgtatttccgctgcgcatactaatgagtgtaggaagcaatcgatttaggGGTATCgtttatccaaccccccttcaagccggccaccgatccctacACAATATACATCCAGTCGGCTTAAGGCCCGACTGAGATATAATCAGGGGACAACATTGTTAAAGAATCACAGTAAACTGATAGAAATCTAGTAACAATCATTTATCAGAGAATATTCCTCTAGCCTATAGAATATTTCCTCAACCGTCTCATTAATGGCGTCGGTTATAAAAAAAAAGGTACACTTAATGGTAACGGAAGATTCCTTGGACGATGACTGCACATCTCTTAGACTGTACGTCTTCCTCTACTCGACAACATCTGACACCCAAtagtttttgtcacctcatgattgcgagaggtggtatataaaggaggTTCTCTTCGCTAGTGAGGTAGGCGAGGCAATACTTTTTACATACTGCATGCATTTATTGTTTATCTTTTCAATCTTAGCTCGATCACTCTattgacttgagtatcggaggcAAGGACAAAGCCACGTTCTAGGCTACCTGGGTTGTAGCCCGAGTAGCTGATTGCAGTcgacaaaaaaaaacttaaatttaccttgaaagaaagaaagaacatGCAAGAGAGGAGAGAGTAGCCTGGGTGACGGTGTTGGCGCAGTCCACAGCTCAGGTAGATCGCCCGAGCTGGCTCCGTCAGTGATCGGAGGATCTATGTCAGGAACCCCTTTCTTAGTTTTGGCGTTGGCTTTTTGTCTATTTTCTTTAGTGTgcacagaggagaagaagaagccccCCTTTTTCTACCAGTTCGTAATCTTTTCTCATCATCCTTACCAGCTCAAAGTATTCGCTCAGCCAACCATATAGCCGATTACCGAGCTCATCATCTCTCCGAACACGATCAATCCGCTTACCATCTCACCAATTTTTGGGGCGGGCGGCATCTCTAGCAGGAAAAAATTATGTTTTATTGAAATAGGTAAGGAAGACTAGTCATTACTAGAACCGTATCGTCGCATCTCCCTGTTCCCCAGTTATTCATTAGCTTACGGTAAGCTGTCCGTCTCAACtaattctttctttctttccttccgtctttctttctttcttcaacAAGTTTGACTAAAACATCTACTTCAATTTGAATTTGCTTGCACATTTTCTCTTCAATTCTTCCTTGTTCCAACAACATAAAATGGAGAGTACAGCAGCAGAGAGAAGCTAGAATTGTTGTCGATATGGCTTCCAAAACCTTCCTCTCCAagttcttcctctccttctaccGCTCCCTTCGCTCCAACTGGCCATTGCTATCGCTTCATCGGTCGTCCACTAAAGACCACCAccgacaacaacaacaacaactcaagcCTCGGCTCTCCGACTCGATCGGTGGCAAATCTTTGGTGGTGGTGGGCGTCGAGGGCGGCCTCCTTCGGTCCTCCTCCACCTTCTGCTACTTCATGCTCGTCGCCCTCGAAGCCGGCTCCATCCCCAGAGGCCTGCTCCTCCTGCTCCTCTATCCTCTCCTCTGCTGCCTCACGCGAGAAGCCGCCATTCAGGTTAAGGCCGATCGATCGAGTCCTTAATTCAATATCGCGCTCTTGTCATACGTGAAACGAATAACAGCTAGCGATCTCCCGCTCGATCGGCGCATGCAGGTCATGGCGCTGGTCTCCTTCGTGGGGATCAAGGAGGAGAAATTTCGGGCAGGGCGAGCGGTTCTGCCCAAGTTTTTCCTGGAAGAGATGCGATCGGAGTGGTCGGAGGTGCTCGACGAGGCGAAGCTCAAAGTCATGTGCGTCAGCCAGATGCCGAGAGTAATGATAGAAGGCTTCCTCAAGGAGTATCTGGAGGTGGAGACGGTGGTGGCCAGGGAACTCAAGGTATTTGCCGGGTATTATACCGGCTTcatggaggaggaggaaggagctgGCTACCACGACGGAGTCTCGCTGTCGGAGAAGATGATCATGGCAGCTCCTCACCATCTTCTTTCTCAATGCAAGGTAAAAATTACATGCATGCATGAATTCATAATTTTAACatctcaaacaaaaaaaaaaagatttttgatCGATAGAACAAATAGATATATATGTGCATGGTAATGAGTAGTTGATCGATCACGGAACTGCTTTGAGATTGTTTGGATTTAGTGGTGCTTGAGAGAGACATGCATGCACCTCGAGAGTGATTAAATAATTTGAACGAGTGAAATATTACagcattaattaaataaatattttgtgtTAATTAGTTTGGTAGGGCTTTTCAGCAACCGCGACGTCAGAGTTTGCGtgaagttaaattaattaagtgaattagtCGACTGTTAATTTTTGTTAGTTGAGCGAAACCTGGACTAATGATGCTTAGTTGATAACCGAAATGGTAATCATCTTAATGCGCGTGTGTTGGATTGTTATTGCAGGAACTGCAGCTGGTGAGAGGAGCAGAGAAGAGGAAGTGGCGTCCCGTGCCGCCGCCAAGAGTCGCCGCCGGGGCGTTCCCCAACCCTCTCGTCTTCCACGATGGCCGCATGGCCTTCCTCCCCACCCCCTCTGCGACGCTTGCGATGTTCCTCTGGCTCCCCTTCGCCCTCCCGCTCCTCCTCCTCCGCTTCCTCATCTTCCTCTGCCTTCCATACTGCATCTCCGTCCCCCTCGGCGCCGCCACCGGCATGATCAACCGCCTCGTCCGGCTTCCCTCCGCAGGGTCCTCCGGGGGAGGCCGCCTCTACGTCTGCAACCACCGCACGCTCCTCGACCCCATCTACGTCTCCGGCGCCCTCAACCGCGCCGTCGTCGCCGTCACCTACAGCGTCAGCCCGGTGTCGGAGGCGCTGTCGCCAATCAAGACGGCGCGGCTGGCGCGAGACAAGGAGGAGGACCGCCGGCGGATGGGGCGGATTCTCGGGCGGGGCGACGATCTGGTGGTGTGCCCCGAGGGGACCACCTGCCGCGAGCCCTACCTACTCCGCTTCAGCCCTCTCTTCGCAGAGCTGGCGGAGGAGGTGGTCCCCGTCGCGCTCGAGGCCTGGGTCACCATGTTCTACGGCACCACAGCCAGTGGGTTCAAGTGCCTCGACCCGTTCTACTTCCTGGCCAACCCGTGGCCGCAGTACGAGGTGGAGTTCCTGCCGGCGGTGGCGACGGGGGCGATGGTGAGGGAGGGAAGGAGCAGCTGCGAGGTGGCCAACCTCGTGCAGGGCCAGATCGGGGCGGCGCTGGGATTCCGGTGCACcgccctcaccaggaaggacaagTACATGATGCTCGCGGGGAACGATGGGGTCGCGGTGCGGCATCAGAAAAAGAAGCTGCAGCGATCGTGAGCCGCCGGATGATATTATGGAAGATAATAAATTTGTTGATTGCTCAAATAAATCTGTTGGATGATACcgatagataaaaaaaaaaaaaaagtataatgTGAGTGTATATGAAACGCAGAAAGGTAAACAAGAGCATTATAAAAAGTGTAATTAGTAGATTCTATTTGATCCGGAGATAAGGATAAGGGGGCCATATCGATAGTGATCAATGACACATGAGCCGAGAAGTCAAAGTCCAAGGGGCCCGCTAATGGTTCCCGTCGATAGGAGACAAGACTTGACCTAGTAGCCGAGATAATAGCCGAACCGAACCGCAGGTCAGGTTGCCGACGCTCAAAAGGGGAGTTAGTCGGCCGAGCGTTCTGTCCGCCCGACTAAACGCCAAGCCAAACACTGCGGCTCGTCCGAGTGTGTGGTCGAGCGGGCTTCCCGCTCGGCCCGGCACGCCCCTTGACCGGATGCTGGGAGGCTTAAGCGGTCGTCCTGATCGGCCCGGTAACAGACAAACAACGCAAAATAGGACAAAAGGAGCAGTGGGTGGCATCGACCTCGAGACAACGGCCGTCGACGGGCAACATGGTCGACGGTCGAGTCAtacagagaatcgtacgatggaagtttccactgtcctgtcagggatatgctcggacagttgcggtatgacgtcagacacgcttttctgacacgaccacTTCGGGTATGCTTTGATGAGCGTGCGCGCTTTGGGATGCGTGCACACATCCTcccgggagccctatataaggaccccccagactccgacggaggtatgcattctacatCACTGTAACTACAGTTCTCATCCTCGTCATTCTCTCTTTCCGTCGgagttgacttgagcgtcggaggatcgttgcctggaaccccttcccggctcgattttgtgcttgcaggttctcgccGGAGGTTCGCAACAGTCGAAGGTCTACACGTCATCATCGGGAGCACCACGATGATGACGTGGTTCTCGCCGGAAGTTCGCAACAGTCGAAAGTCTACACGTCATCATCGGGAGCACCACGATTTTGTGTTAGACACGCTTTTATGACACGACCACTtcgggtatgctttgaggagcgtgcgcGCTTTGGGATGCGTGCACACATCCTCCCGGgaaccctatataaggacccccagactccgacggaggtatgcattctacatcactgtagctacagttctcatcCTTGTCATTCTCTCTTTCCGCCgaaattgacttgagcatcggagggccgttGCTAGGAAGcccttcccggctcgattttgtgcttgcaggttctcacCGGAGGTTCGCAACAGTCGAAGGTCTACACGTCATCATCGGGAGCACCACATACCCAGCGTTCATCAACTCAGCACTCGAACAGGATCACTATTCAAACTGAAAGATGAGATCTTGCATGGAATCAACAAAATACAATAGGAACATAGTGTTACTTACGCAAAAAGTGTCAGAGAACAGCAACGAAATGGTTGGGTGAAGTTCCTCAAGGAGATATAAACACTAAGATCACAATGGGAAAATGAAATGTTAGAAGATAACAAAAATCAAGATTGTCTTAGAATGCATGAAATATTAAGATATTCGTACGATATCAGTATCCAAGATGTATACGGATGATTCTTGTTGTAGGTAAGCTTGTCTAGCTTGTAAATGTAATTATACCAAAAGTATCCAATCTGACATAGAATGAAATCTGAGAAAATTTGTTGGAGTCATTATGGACTATGAAAAATGTTAATCCAATAAAATCTAACACTAGTGAAACTGTAACAATAGATGTCTTGATTGATATCCGTTTCCTTGTTTCAGCTTCTTCAAGCTTTTCCATCCACCTCTCCATCTGTAATGACAAGAACAAAACAGGTTTGACAAAGACCAAAACATAGATTCCAAACATACATAAGCATTCATACTTTTAAAGCAAAGAGATGTATTTATCTTCCTTCTTCAAGCTTTTCCATCCACCTCTCCATATTTTTGATTTACAAATCAGGAGGCACCTATTAGAGCTGATATCAAGATCCTCCAATTGGCCAATCTTGGTATCATCGTGGCTTCTATAAATTAAGCTGTACCTTTTAGGAAGAAGATGTTTGTCCCAAAACATTATGGAGTTGATACTAAGTATTTAATAGTTCAAGGTATTGAAACCTACTGTTGGATGATAGTAAGCATATATCATTCCGATACTCCATAGATATCGATCAAGTCCAGACCGGAAATGCCATTCATGTAAACGAGGGAACTTGGGCTTTGAAGGATCTGGATCATTGTAATCTGGATGTGGTTAATGGACGTTAGTTCCGATCAAATTAAAGAGAGAGGTCCAAGTCATAACTTTAAAAAGAGTACCCACCAAGGAGGAATGTAAATGGGCTCCAAACAACATCAAAAATCCCAGGTACCTCCCAGatcaaaataacaacagaaaaGCAAGCTGCAAACTTTATTGCAATCACAACACCAATCTCAGTGTATTTGTTTAGAATTCCAAGTGCACCATAGACCATAAGGGTAAACAGAGTATGCATTGGGCAGATATAGTACAGCATATAGTCATTGATAAGGGTGAGTGAAAAATGCCACAAAAAAATTAAGGCACCACATCATCTGTTGGACAGTCAAAAATGTAAATAATTAATTAGCCAAACATAGGAAAGAAACTAGAGGGTGAGtgaaagtaaatgcaaaagaaTAACCAAGTCACCTGAGCAAATCGAGCAAGGCTAAAATCCTTTCATACATAATAGTAAGAAAAATTCCCAAACCCAGTCAACCACACATATGAAGCAATGAAAACTCGAATTGCATTGTAAATTTCCTTTGCATTGAAGTAGTTGTACATTAAAAACAATACCTGTAGAGGAAAGAGAAATGATAATAACAAAGAAAACTAACAGTTGATGGGTCTTATATTTGTTAGAATGTTAAAATGATAAATAGTTTCAATGCTTaagaattacactgaaataacaCGGTTTACAAGGGATTAACCTAAGCACATGTCAAATATTATCTCATTCAAAACACAATAAAGTTTCAGAAGAACAAGGACAACTTGTGTTCTTCCTATGCTTCAATGATTTATTTTCATTGCCTTTCATCACTCTAATAATATACTAACTACTAAGATTGAGAAGATGGATTATTCTCAAACAAGTTATGTTTAATGATTAGCAGAAAAAATCAAACTAACAAATCACATGAATGCCTTCTGGTTTAACCATATATAAAGCTCTGTTCAAGGCAATGCTTCCAGAGAAAAAAACTCCCAATAACACAGCTCTGGGCTGATATACTTACGCCTATAAATGACGATGCCAGAAGAAATTGAAGCTAGAAAGAGAAACATGAGGAAGTAAACAGAAACTATGAACTAAATTGACAGTTATATGAAAAGAAAAGTGCAATTAACGCTCCTACAATTTTAGTACACTGAAGTTTTCAACCTTGTTTATGAGAACCAACTTCGTTGACTCTCCCCAAAACATGCTCCTCTACGTGTTACATAAACAAATCTAGGGACACAATGTTAGGCTGCTCAGTTTGGTATGCTATATAGAACATAAAGCTTTAAACTAGAATAATCTATTTTGTATGAGAAGCCAATACAGTTAATCTTAGAAAATAATTGTTATATGATCAAGTACGAAATCAAATGGATAACCAACCTGCATCCATCCTTTCCATTCCTCAGTCTGATGCCTATTCAAATACAATATAGATTTTCTTGAGAATGTTGACTTGTCTTGGTGAATTATAAATGAAGTTGATCATGCTCCGAGGTTCTCTAGGAGGACTCGCCGGTGTGTTGGCAAGAGAGTTGACGCGACTGAGCAATGCGTAGgttaatcaaattagacaagagaaatgatcCTCCGCTCCCTTGCCTTTTCTTATTACTACCCTTTTATACACTTTTCTCTCAAACCTTTTACCCTCCTCATTAATGAGGTTGTATTTATTACAAGAGAGTAATGAAGCAATTATTGGTTCATTAATTACAAGAGATCTTTCGTCTCCTTCCAAACTTTTAATGAAGTTATGATTGATGAGGACATAGTAAATGCACATGACTATTAATTTACTTCTTCTGCCTGTTCTCCTTTCTCACATATCTATGAGCTCATAATGAACACTAAATATAAGTGGTGTTGGGCATTTAATGTAGGTCACAATAACGTATCAAGTTAATGCAACAATTCTACCGATCGGTGACTCGGTAATTTACCTCCCGAGCAGCAAGATGTCCGAGTTATGACACGATTTCTCAAAATCTAGAAATGATACCTAAGCGTCGGGCGATGACTCTACTCTAAACTCGCTCGGTAAGGCTTAGAAATGATTAGGACTTTCCTGGTAAATGAATTACCCACTCTCGATCAGCTT includes these proteins:
- the LOC122038778 gene encoding probable glycerol-3-phosphate acyltransferase 3 isoform X2 — encoded protein: MASKTFLSKFFLSFYRSLRSNWPLLSLHRSSTKDHHRQQQQQLKPRLSDSIGGKSLVVVGVEGGLLRSSSTFCYFMLVALEAGSIPRGLLLLLLYPLLCCLTREAAIQVMALVSFVGIKEEKFRAGRAVLPKFFLEEMRSEWSEVLDEAKLKVMCVSQMPRVMIEGFLKEYLEVETVVARELKVFAGYYTGFMEEEEGAGYHDGVSLSEKMIMAAPHHLLSQCKLVRGAEKRKWRPVPPPRVAAGAFPNPLVFHDGRMAFLPTPSATLAMFLWLPFALPLLLLRFLIFLCLPYCISVPLGAATGMINRLVRLPSAGSSGGGRLYVCNHRTLLDPIYVSGALNRAVVAVTYSVSPVSEALSPIKTARLARDKEEDRRRMGRILGRGDDLVVCPEGTTCREPYLLRFSPLFAELAEEVVPVALEAWVTMFYGTTASGFKCLDPFYFLANPWPQYEVEFLPAVATGAMVREGRSSCEVANLVQGQIGAALGFRCTALTRKDKYMMLAGNDGVAVRHQKKKLQRS
- the LOC122038778 gene encoding probable glycerol-3-phosphate acyltransferase 3 isoform X1, whose protein sequence is MASKTFLSKFFLSFYRSLRSNWPLLSLHRSSTKDHHRQQQQQLKPRLSDSIGGKSLVVVGVEGGLLRSSSTFCYFMLVALEAGSIPRGLLLLLLYPLLCCLTREAAIQVMALVSFVGIKEEKFRAGRAVLPKFFLEEMRSEWSEVLDEAKLKVMCVSQMPRVMIEGFLKEYLEVETVVARELKVFAGYYTGFMEEEEGAGYHDGVSLSEKMIMAAPHHLLSQCKELQLVRGAEKRKWRPVPPPRVAAGAFPNPLVFHDGRMAFLPTPSATLAMFLWLPFALPLLLLRFLIFLCLPYCISVPLGAATGMINRLVRLPSAGSSGGGRLYVCNHRTLLDPIYVSGALNRAVVAVTYSVSPVSEALSPIKTARLARDKEEDRRRMGRILGRGDDLVVCPEGTTCREPYLLRFSPLFAELAEEVVPVALEAWVTMFYGTTASGFKCLDPFYFLANPWPQYEVEFLPAVATGAMVREGRSSCEVANLVQGQIGAALGFRCTALTRKDKYMMLAGNDGVAVRHQKKKLQRS